DNA from Evansella sp. LMS18:
CCACTGGGGCTATTTTACGTTTATTGCTGGTGCGGCTTTTTTTATGAAGTATTTCGTTAATAAACGTGAAGGTCTTGTCCCTGCGGCAGTACTGATCGCAGTCTCTTTATTTGCTCTCTACAGCGGACAAATAATGGACTATCTGCGCAGCACGATTGCAGGTTTTGAGTCTTTCTGGCCGTTTATCTTAATTATCATCGGCGTGTATTTATTGTTTTTCAAAAAAAAGTAATAGTCTTGATGAATAGTTTTAGTGCTTTCGACAAATGCACCTACAATAATATAACAAAAAAAGCGGCTTTTTTCAAAGCTGCCGCTCTATTTTTCATAGATATCTTAATGAAAAAGCACAGCATCCCCTTATTGGCTGCTGTGCTTCTCTTTTTCCTATAAAACTTTACTTAAAAAATCTTTCGTTCTCTGCTCTTTCGGATTATCGAATAATTCGTTGGAAGGGCCTCTTTCCACTATCCTGCCGTCATGCATATAAACGGTAAAATCGGCTACCTCTTTCGCGAAGCCCATTTCGTGGGTAACGACTATCATTGTCATTCCCTCTTTAGCCAGTTTCTTCATTGTCTCCAGCACTTCTCCCACAAGCTCCGGATCAAGGGCAGAAGTAGGCTCATCAAAGAGCATGATTTTTGGTTTCATCGCAAGGGCTCTCGCAATTGCTACACGTTGCTTCTGCCCGCCGGAAAGCTTTGCCGGATAAACATCATATTTATCTCCAAGCCCAACCTTGTCCAGCAATTCCTTCCCTTCCTCAATTGCCTGTTTCTTTTCGATTTTCTTCACCATAATAGGTGCTTCAATCACGTTTTCCAGGACTGTCTTATGGGGAAACAGATTAAAATGCTGAAAAACCATTCCTACCTGCTGACGTACCTCATTTAAATTATCTTTTTTTGGTTCTATTTGTTTTCCCTCAAAAATCACTTTCCCGTTATCTTTTATTTCAAGGAAATTGAGACATCGGAGAAGTGTGCTTTTTCCAGAACCACTCGCTCCCACAAGGCACATAACGTCACTTTCGTTTACTGTCAGGTCTATATCCTTCAGAACATGAAGATCTCCAAATGATTTATTTAGCTTTTCTACACGAATCATTTCTTTCATCTTTAACTCCCCCTATCTTTCACTAACAGACAGCCTGTGCTCGACCCTGTTGACAATCCATGTTAAGATCATCACCATCACTAAATAATAGAGAGCAACAATCAGGTATGTCTCCATCGTGTTGAATGTCCCTGCGGCGATTCCCTGCGCCGTCCTGAACAATTCCCCAATAGCCACAAAGGCTGCAAGTGAAGAGTCTTTTAATGCAATAATGAACTGATTACCAAGTGGAGGAACCGCCCGTCTCATTGCCTGCGGCATAATAATTCTCCGCATCGTTAACGAAGAAGTCATCCCCAGGGAACGTCCCGCTTCCATCTGTCCTTTGTCGATCGACTGGATGGCGCCCCGGAATATTTCAGCAATATAAGCTGAATTATGTACAGCTAGGGCAAGGGATGCCGACCAGAAAGGGGAAAGCTGTATAACCTGTGAAAAACCAAAGTAGAGAACAAAAATCTGCACAATCAGCGGTGTTCCCCGGATAATCGTAATATAAATATCTGCAAAAACTTTCAGCACTGGCCCCGACAGTTTAATCAGCGCTACAACCACACCGATGACCGTGCCGAGAAGGACTGCAGCAAGAGTGATACGGAGTGTCAGCCAGGCTGCTTCAAGAAAAAAAGGATATGTACGAATCAATTCTGAGAAGAAAGTTTCAATACTGAATACGCCACCGACTATCATTACTGTCACCTCATTAATGGCAAACACGGCTGTCCGCACATCAGACAGCCTCATTTGCCTCATCTAATAGATATAGTTTTATGGAGTTTACTATGTTTAGAGGGAAAAAGTGCACTTATTGTGCACATTCTCCTCCTGCTCCCTTACTCTTCTCCGATGTTCTCGTCAAAGTACTGGGAGTTAATTTCTTCGTATTTGCCGCTCTCTCTTATATTTTCGAGCGCCTGATTGATTCCCTCCAGAAGATCATCTTCATTCTGACGAACAGCGACAGCGATTCTTTCCGTGTCAATAAGCTCACCGACCATCTGGATATCGAGTCCCTGATCTTCGATGTTAATCAGGCCAACGAGGCGGTCAGTGATAACGGCATCATGCCTGCCCTGTGAAAGCGCCTGTAGGGCAACTACGTCAGAATCATATGTTGGAGTATTCGTTGTATAGTCCTGGATCATTGAATGGTAAGTAGTACCTTCTGCTACCGCCACTTCTGTATTTTCATCAACATCGTCTATGCCGTTTATATCGCTGTCAGGACGAACGTATAGCTGAGCCCCTGAATAGTAGTAAGGGTCTGAGAAGTCGACCGTTTCCTGCCGTTCTTCGGTGATTCCCATACTTCCGATGATCGCGTCGTACCTTTCATCCTGTAATCCAAGGATAATGGAATTAAACGCTATCTGATAAGGCTCGCCCTCTAATCCCAGCTCCTCAGCTATTGCCATTCCAATATCAACATCAAACCCTGCCAGTTCGCCATTCTCGTTAATGTAACTGAATGGCCGGTACTCTCCGGACAGGGCAAAAATGAATTTACCGTCCTCCACCGTATGCTCGTCGTATTCACTGCCTTCTCCATCTTCCCCTCCTGCAGAGTCATCATTATCCCCGCAAGCAGAAAGAAGCAAAGCAGCTCCTAACGAGACAGGTAATATACTTTTAACAAATGCTTTCATGTAAATCTCCCCCTTATTTTATTTAAACTCCTGGAGAATTTCTGGAGTTTTCAACAATTCCATTATGTATTGCCAAATTCAAATGCAAAAAACCAGTCTCATTCCATAACTATGCTCAGTGACCTGAATTTTTGTGTAATAATAAACAATCAAAAAATTCTAAATATAATGGCATTATCTTTATTATCATAGCAAAATAATTCGTGGAAACTCAAAAGAAGGGAATATCGATGGCCCAGCTTATAATTACTTCACGGCGTACTGATGCTTAATATTATGTATAAATCATAAAATCCCTGTTATTTACTGGCTTATCCTCCGTGAGGAAAGGAATGATAACAACCGCAGCCAAAATTAGCATAAATAAGATATTGTTTTTTACCCGTTTAACAAAATGTTTAAACTACTTTTTTTCTTTTTTAAAATAAAAAAGTATATTCATATAACATATTTTTACTTTTAAGTTAATCAATACCTGAAAGGATATCCCTTACGTGGAGAAAATGGTACTTCAGGGAAGTGTTGCGACTCCTCAGTCGCTAATTGACAAAAACTTTTCACAAAAAAACCATGCCTCCATTAAATAATGAAGTGCATGGTTTTTAGAATACTTTAAATCTCCAAAAATCCAAGATTTAAGTTATTAATTATCAAACAGAAGGCTGCTTAGTTCCCGCCAGGCTTTGTCCTTGCCCTGGCCGGTTTCCGAAGAAAATACAACAATTTTGTCTTCATCCGCCATTTCAAGCCCCTCTTTAATCTGTTTCGTGTGCTTGTCCCATTTCCCTCTGGGAATCTTATCCGCCTTTGTCCCGATAATAAGGACAGGCAGTTCATTATGCTTCAGCCAGTCATACATCATAATGTCATCTTTAGTAGGCTTATGACGGAGATCGATCAGCTGCACTACCCCTTTAAGCTGTTCTCTTTCCTGGAAATAAATCTCCATCACTTTTCCCCAGGCTTCCCGCTCCGATTTAGATACTTTCGCATAGCCGTATCCTGGTACATCGACAAAGTGAAAACGCTCATTGATAAAGTAAAAATTCAATGTCTGCGTTTTCCCTGGCCGCTGAGATGTACGGGCAAGATTCTTTCTCCCGAGAACGGTATTGATAAATGAGGATTTCCCTACATTAGAACGTCCGGAAAGAGCCACTTCAGGAAAGGGCCCTCCCGGAAACTGATTTGGTTTAGCTGCACTGATTACTATTTCTGCACTGTTAATTTTCATTTGGTTTCCCCACTAACGCTTCTTTTAATACCTCATCAAGATGAGATACAGGTATAAAAGTTAAGTCTTTCCGGACACTTGCAGGAATGTCATCAAGATCCCGTTCGTTGTCCTTTGGCATGATAATATGAGTAAGCCCTGCTCGATGGGCGCTCATTGCTTTTTCTTTTAATCCGCCAATTGGCAGCACCCTGCCTCTTAAGGTTATTTCACCCGTCATACCAACTTCTTTTCTCACTGCGCGCCCCGTCAGAGCGGATATAAGCGCAGTTGCCATTGTTATTCCGGCAGAAGGGCCGTCTTTAGGGATAGCCCCTTCAGGAACATGAATGTGAATGTCATTCTTCTCGTTAAAGCCAGGGTCAATCGATAGCTCTTCTGATTTAGAGCGGATATAACTGAAGGCTGCCTGCGCAGACTCTTTCATCACATCCCCGAGCTTACCTGTCAGGGTCAGCCGCCCTTTTCCTGGTGACAAGGATACCTCTATCGTTAAAGTGTCCCCTCCGGCAGTAGTATACGCCAATCCAGTAGCCGCGCCAACCTGGTCTTCCAGCTCTGCTTTCCCATAACGGAAACGGGGCTTCCCGAGAAATTCTTCAATCGTATTTTCAGTAACGATTACTCGTTTTTTCTCGCCGGAAACGATAATTTTAGCAGCCTTTCGGCAAATAGTCGCCATTTGCCTTTCCAGGCTACGGACACCAGCTTCTCTCGTGTAATAACGGACAACCTTCAGGATTGCGTCTTCTTTAACCTGCAGTTTCCCTTTCGTAAGTCCGTGGTCCTTCACCTGTTTAGGAAGAAGGTATTCTTTCGCTATTTCAAGCTTCTCCACTTCCGTGTAACCAGGTATATGAATGATCTCCATACGGTCCATAAGTGGAGCCGGAATTGCTCCAATATTATTCGCAGTTATGACGAACATAACTTTGGAAAGGTCGTATGGTTCCTCAATAAAATGATCACTGAACGAATTATTCTGCTCCGGATCAAGCACTTCCAGCATAGCTGCAGAAGGGTCGCCCCGGAAATCACTGGCCATTTTGTCGATTTCATCAAGGAGAAATACAGGGTTTTTAGAACCTGCTTTTCTCATCCCCTGAATAATTCTTCCTGGCATCGCACCGACATACGTGCGGCGGTGCCCTCTTATCTCTGCTTCATCCCTGACACCGCCAAGAGACATACGTACAAAATTACGTCCAAGTGAACGGGCTATTGAGCGGGCGAGGGAAGTTTTACCTACCCCTGGAGGCCCGGCAAGACAGAGTATCGGCCCTTTAAGCTCTCTTGTCAGCTGCTGAACTGCGAGATATTCAAGCACTCGCTCCTTGACCTTTTCCAGTCCGTAATGGTCTTCATCAAGAATCTTTTCAGAGCGATGAATATCAAGAAGATCTTCCGTCTCATAGCCCCATGGAATAACGGTGAGCCATTCCAGATAATTGCGGATAACCGAGCTTTCAGCGGAAGTAGCCGGGATTTTTTCGTATCGGGCAAGCTCCTTAAGCGCTTTTTCCTCTACAGCTTCAGGCATATCGGCTTCAGCGATTTTATCACGAAGCTCGTCAATTTCCCCTTCTTTTCCTTCTTTGTCTCCCAGTTCCTTCTGAATCGCCTTCATCTGCTCGCGTAAATAATACTCTTTCTGGGTTTTCTCCATCGACTTTTTGACACGCTGTCCGATTTTCTTTTCAAGCCCCAGCACTTCTTTCTCATTGCTCAGTATTCTGAGCACCTTCGTGAGACGTTCATTCACCGGGATTGTTTCAAGAATTTCCTGCTTCTGGACAATTTTCAGCGGCAAATGTGAGGATATAATGTCAGCCAGCCGCCCAGGTTCCAGAATGTCCGACACAGTTGCAAATGTTTCCTGGGAAACCTTTTTGGACAGCCGGATATACTGTTCAAACTGTTCAAGGACATTTCGCATAAGAGCCTGGTCTTCTGTCGTGTAATCCTGCGGTTCCTCGATCAGTTCCACTTCAGTTTCATAGTAATCTGTCTTGTCGGTTAACTCGTTTATTCTTCCTCTGCTGAGCCCTTCAACAAGCACACGTATCGTGCCATTCGGAAGTTTCAGCATTTGTTTTACCTTTGCAAGGGTACCGACAGTATAAATGTCGTTTTCACCAGGATCGTCTACTGAAATTTCCTTTTGCGTTGTAAGAAAAATTTCATGATTATCTACCATAGCCCGTTCCAGTGCTTCCACTGATTTATCTCTTCCTACGTCCAGATGAAGCACCATTGTAGGATAAACGAGCAATCCTCTTAACGGTAGTAAAGGGAGTTTTCTCAGAGTTTCTTCACTCATACAGACCACACCTCCACCTTTCCCTTACCCTTTTTCTGTCTTTGCCAGGGTATGTTTTATATTACTGTTATTGATTTTCGCCAGGCATGCAGTGAAACAGTTACCTTTGAAAAATCACATAATAGTTCTTCGAATTTTATCGTCGCTTCCAGCAAAACGATTCTGCTATGACAGCAAAAGTATACAGCTGCTTTATCCTTATTATTCCTTTTCAATGTATGAAAAAAACAACGTCATTCCGTGGAATCACGTTGACGAATAAAATATTT
Protein-coding regions in this window:
- a CDS encoding transporter substrate-binding domain-containing protein translates to MKAFVKSILPVSLGAALLLSACGDNDDSAGGEDGEGSEYDEHTVEDGKFIFALSGEYRPFSYINENGELAGFDVDIGMAIAEELGLEGEPYQIAFNSIILGLQDERYDAIIGSMGITEERQETVDFSDPYYYSGAQLYVRPDSDINGIDDVDENTEVAVAEGTTYHSMIQDYTTNTPTYDSDVVALQALSQGRHDAVITDRLVGLINIEDQGLDIQMVGELIDTERIAVAVRQNEDDLLEGINQALENIRESGKYEEINSQYFDENIGEE
- a CDS encoding amino acid ABC transporter ATP-binding protein, which gives rise to MKEMIRVEKLNKSFGDLHVLKDIDLTVNESDVMCLVGASGSGKSTLLRCLNFLEIKDNGKVIFEGKQIEPKKDNLNEVRQQVGMVFQHFNLFPHKTVLENVIEAPIMVKKIEKKQAIEEGKELLDKVGLGDKYDVYPAKLSGGQKQRVAIARALAMKPKIMLFDEPTSALDPELVGEVLETMKKLAKEGMTMIVVTHEMGFAKEVADFTVYMHDGRIVERGPSNELFDNPKEQRTKDFLSKVL
- the lon gene encoding endopeptidase La, whose product is MSEETLRKLPLLPLRGLLVYPTMVLHLDVGRDKSVEALERAMVDNHEIFLTTQKEISVDDPGENDIYTVGTLAKVKQMLKLPNGTIRVLVEGLSRGRINELTDKTDYYETEVELIEEPQDYTTEDQALMRNVLEQFEQYIRLSKKVSQETFATVSDILEPGRLADIISSHLPLKIVQKQEILETIPVNERLTKVLRILSNEKEVLGLEKKIGQRVKKSMEKTQKEYYLREQMKAIQKELGDKEGKEGEIDELRDKIAEADMPEAVEEKALKELARYEKIPATSAESSVIRNYLEWLTVIPWGYETEDLLDIHRSEKILDEDHYGLEKVKERVLEYLAVQQLTRELKGPILCLAGPPGVGKTSLARSIARSLGRNFVRMSLGGVRDEAEIRGHRRTYVGAMPGRIIQGMRKAGSKNPVFLLDEIDKMASDFRGDPSAAMLEVLDPEQNNSFSDHFIEEPYDLSKVMFVITANNIGAIPAPLMDRMEIIHIPGYTEVEKLEIAKEYLLPKQVKDHGLTKGKLQVKEDAILKVVRYYTREAGVRSLERQMATICRKAAKIIVSGEKKRVIVTENTIEEFLGKPRFRYGKAELEDQVGAATGLAYTTAGGDTLTIEVSLSPGKGRLTLTGKLGDVMKESAQAAFSYIRSKSEELSIDPGFNEKNDIHIHVPEGAIPKDGPSAGITMATALISALTGRAVRKEVGMTGEITLRGRVLPIGGLKEKAMSAHRAGLTHIIMPKDNERDLDDIPASVRKDLTFIPVSHLDEVLKEALVGKPNEN
- a CDS encoding amino acid ABC transporter permease gives rise to the protein MIVGGVFSIETFFSELIRTYPFFLEAAWLTLRITLAAVLLGTVIGVVVALIKLSGPVLKVFADIYITIIRGTPLIVQIFVLYFGFSQVIQLSPFWSASLALAVHNSAYIAEIFRGAIQSIDKGQMEAGRSLGMTSSLTMRRIIMPQAMRRAVPPLGNQFIIALKDSSLAAFVAIGELFRTAQGIAAGTFNTMETYLIVALYYLVMVMILTWIVNRVEHRLSVSER
- the yihA gene encoding ribosome biogenesis GTP-binding protein YihA/YsxC, whose product is MKINSAEIVISAAKPNQFPGGPFPEVALSGRSNVGKSSFINTVLGRKNLARTSQRPGKTQTLNFYFINERFHFVDVPGYGYAKVSKSEREAWGKVMEIYFQEREQLKGVVQLIDLRHKPTKDDIMMYDWLKHNELPVLIIGTKADKIPRGKWDKHTKQIKEGLEMADEDKIVVFSSETGQGKDKAWRELSSLLFDN